From a region of the Candidatus Woesearchaeota archaeon genome:
- a CDS encoding class I SAM-dependent methyltransferase, whose product MDYKDFLSGKTEETFYFKAKNRLINIIMKKIKKKIFKNNDEKFKILNLGVGMGNDLKIFKKYGENYIIDINDKALNQIDKRLYTEKKKEDACNLSYKDNFFDIVVALGVLEHVKEDNKLINEAYRTLKTGGVFVFEVPCHQFLFSSHDVALEHYRRYSNKRIIKLLARFNNLEIFYWNFLLFIPVMIMRIFRKKSEPKVDNMKVPRFIDNILYYILNFENNLIKSNIKVPTGIGLIGYCQKPL is encoded by the coding sequence ATGGATTATAAAGATTTTTTAAGCGGAAAAACTGAAGAAACATTTTATTTTAAAGCAAAAAATCGGCTAATCAATATTATTATGAAAAAAATTAAAAAAAAAATTTTTAAAAATAACGATGAAAAATTTAAAATATTAAATTTAGGCGTTGGCATGGGAAACGACTTGAAAATTTTTAAAAAATACGGCGAAAATTATATAATTGATATCAATGATAAAGCTTTAAATCAAATTGATAAAAGACTATATACTGAAAAAAAAAAAGAAGATGCCTGTAACCTATCATATAAAGACAATTTTTTTGATATTGTAGTTGCATTGGGTGTATTAGAGCATGTTAAAGAGGATAATAAGCTAATTAATGAAGCATACAGAACATTAAAAACAGGGGGGGTATTTGTTTTTGAGGTACCTTGCCATCAATTTCTGTTTAGCAGTCATGATGTTGCATTAGAACATTATCGCAGATATTCCAATAAAAGAATAATAAAATTACTGGCTCGATTTAACAATTTAGAGATATTCTATTGGAATTTTCTATTATTTATTCCTGTTATGATAATGAGGATATTTAGAAAAAAATCCGAACCCAAAGTAGATAATATGAAAGTACCTCGGTTTATTGATAATATACTTTACTATATTCTTAATTTTGAAAATAATTTAATTAAAAGCAATATAAAAGTACCAACGGGGATTGGACTTATCGGTTATTGCCAAAAGCCATTATAA
- a CDS encoding glycosyltransferase, which translates to MISILITSYKESRTIGKAIEAFNNQKIKENYEILVASPDFETGTVVMKYASMFPNIRWIQDKRKGKPAAINLLLKEAKGDILFLSDGDVYVSDNSVNDLLEHFKDPKVGIVSGRPVSLSPKNTMLGYWSHLLTNEAAHATRIERTQKGEFIVCSGYLFAIRKKFQYIPEDLLSEDAIMSHLMWQKGYKTNYEPKAEVYVKYPTNFKDWIIQKKRSAGGYQQISKYFKNPPIMRSFSKEIINGWYKPLKYASNTKEFIWSLALYPARLYLWLKIFMDINNKHFNLLDIWKPVESTK; encoded by the coding sequence ATGATTTCGATATTAATAACATCATACAAAGAATCGAGAACAATTGGGAAAGCAATTGAAGCATTTAACAACCAAAAAATTAAAGAAAATTATGAAATTCTTGTTGCTTCTCCGGATTTTGAAACCGGGACCGTTGTGATGAAATATGCTTCGATGTTTCCAAATATAAGATGGATTCAAGACAAAAGGAAGGGTAAACCCGCAGCAATTAATTTGCTTTTAAAAGAAGCAAAGGGAGATATTTTATTTTTAAGCGACGGAGACGTATATGTAAGTGATAATTCAGTAAATGATTTATTAGAACATTTTAAAGATCCAAAGGTTGGAATTGTTTCAGGCAGGCCGGTATCATTATCTCCTAAAAATACGATGCTGGGATATTGGTCGCATTTATTAACTAATGAAGCAGCACATGCTACTAGAATTGAAAGGACTCAGAAAGGTGAATTTATAGTTTGTTCAGGATATTTATTTGCAATAAGAAAAAAATTTCAATACATCCCAGAAGATTTGCTCAGTGAAGATGCAATAATGTCTCATTTGATGTGGCAAAAAGGATATAAAACAAATTATGAACCCAAAGCAGAGGTATATGTAAAATATCCTACAAACTTTAAAGATTGGATAATACAAAAAAAAAGAAGTGCTGGCGGATATCAACAAATAAGCAAATACTTTAAAAACCCCCCTATAATGAGAAGTTTTAGCAAAGAAATAATTAATGGTTGGTATAAACCCTTAAAATATGCAAGCAATACTAAAGAATTTATTTGGTCCTTAGCATTATATCCCGCAAGA
- a CDS encoding glycosyltransferase family 2 protein, whose amino-acid sequence MQLTIGIVNWNTAEHLKKCLNSIFKSKTHFQYEVYIVDNNSSDNSFEIISRYKKVKLIQNKENIGMAASLNQIIKATDSEYLLFLHPDTEISEDTIEKMLKFLNKYPLIGIAGPKLVYPNNKIFYSCHKFPTIINLIKDEIGLNGVYMRKANHNKIQKVDIIASAAIFIRRHLFGEIGLLDERFTNWCAEWDFAYKAKEKGHARVYAPITKVIHYEIMSDTNLEYKKHSYPIANIMLERLLLFYKKHYSWISMMLLKKLTILRLIIKSVIYPKRSRDYWKAIKFTIFC is encoded by the coding sequence ATGCAATTAACAATCGGTATAGTAAACTGGAACACTGCGGAACATTTAAAAAAATGCTTAAATTCAATATTTAAAAGTAAAACTCACTTTCAATATGAAGTATACATTGTGGATAATAATTCTTCAGATAATAGTTTTGAGATAATTTCAAGATACAAAAAAGTCAAACTTATTCAAAATAAAGAAAATATCGGCATGGCTGCTTCTCTAAATCAAATAATTAAAGCAACAGATTCTGAATATCTTTTATTTTTACATCCTGATACAGAAATCTCTGAAGATACAATTGAAAAAATGTTAAAATTTTTAAATAAATATCCTTTGATTGGAATTGCAGGACCAAAACTAGTTTACCCTAATAATAAAATATTTTATTCGTGCCATAAATTTCCCACAATTATAAATCTTATTAAAGATGAAATTGGTTTAAATGGAGTTTATATGCGTAAAGCAAACCATAATAAGATACAAAAAGTTGATATTATAGCAAGCGCAGCAATTTTCATAAGAAGGCATTTATTCGGAGAAATAGGCTTATTAGACGAAAGATTTACTAACTGGTGTGCAGAATGGGATTTTGCATATAAAGCTAAAGAAAAGGGTCATGCGAGGGTATATGCGCCAATTACTAAAGTAATTCATTATGAAATAATGTCCGATACTAATTTAGAATATAAAAAACATTCTTATCCTATCGCGAATATAATGTTAGAACGATTATTATTATTTTATAAGAAACATTATTCATGGATTTCAATGATGCTATTAAAAAAATTAACTATTTTAAGACTAATAATTAAATCAGTGATTTATCCTAAAAGGTCCAGAGATTATTGGAAAGCAATTAAATTTACTATTTTCTGCTAA
- a CDS encoding radical SAM protein, translating to MQPFYNIEKEPLKILLIYPNRIESPKDISHGLAQISAVLKKEGHIIELLDSTFQELSDETIINKVKEFQPQLVAMTAASNDYYYSKHIAEVIKKVSNVLILVGGFHAIIAPYDFVKHDCFDMVCIGEGEDAIKELAYYIQRGNINYNIKNIWFKRGEEVITNPLRKLNENLESLPFPDTELFDYQKYINANRGLATFISTRGCPYQCTYCINKTLIGKYAGLGKFIRYKSIDYLFEEIKGVIKKYNVKEIEFYDDTFTLDIKRVREFCERYPKEIKLPFYLNVRVNSVTEEMFKLLKKAGCTRVNIGVEAGDKYIRNEILKRNMTDEQIIQTFKWARVAGLETYAFNMIGLPYETKESIQKTIELNMKIQPDRVGASIFNAYKGTELYKICKENGWLKEEITKDSYFQSSNVNHPNFTIKELKFIRDTFGAQVYRKERKLRATLDIIDKTLSKYPFFYQIRSFLFRINVVRRLVKSL from the coding sequence ATGCAGCCCTTCTATAATATTGAAAAAGAACCATTAAAAATTCTTTTAATCTATCCTAATAGAATAGAATCGCCTAAAGACATTTCTCACGGTTTAGCGCAAATAAGCGCAGTTCTTAAAAAAGAAGGACACATCATAGAGCTACTGGACTCAACATTTCAAGAATTAAGTGACGAGACAATAATAAATAAAGTCAAAGAATTCCAACCCCAGCTTGTTGCAATGACAGCCGCATCAAACGATTATTATTATTCTAAACATATAGCTGAAGTCATTAAAAAAGTATCTAATGTACTAATACTTGTAGGAGGATTTCATGCTATAATTGCGCCTTATGATTTTGTAAAACATGACTGCTTTGACATGGTCTGCATTGGTGAAGGAGAAGATGCCATTAAAGAATTAGCATATTATATACAAAGAGGCAATATAAATTACAATATCAAAAATATCTGGTTTAAAAGAGGTGAAGAAGTAATCACAAACCCTCTTAGAAAATTAAATGAAAATCTTGAATCTTTGCCATTTCCTGATACTGAATTATTTGATTATCAAAAATATATTAATGCCAATAGAGGACTTGCAACTTTTATTTCTACAAGGGGCTGTCCTTATCAATGTACTTATTGTATAAACAAAACTTTAATCGGGAAATATGCAGGCTTAGGCAAATTTATTAGATACAAATCAATTGATTATTTATTTGAAGAGATTAAAGGAGTTATCAAGAAATACAATGTTAAAGAAATTGAATTCTATGATGACACTTTCACACTGGATATTAAAAGAGTAAGAGAATTTTGCGAACGATATCCTAAAGAAATTAAACTTCCTTTTTACTTAAACGTCAGAGTGAATTCAGTGACTGAAGAGATGTTTAAACTACTAAAAAAAGCTGGATGTACAAGAGTAAACATAGGTGTAGAGGCAGGAGACAAATACATAAGAAACGAAATATTAAAACGCAATATGACCGATGAACAGATTATTCAAACATTCAAGTGGGCAAGAGTTGCAGGTCTTGAAACTTATGCATTCAACATGATTGGTCTTCCTTATGAAACTAAAGAAAGTATACAAAAAACAATTGAATTAAACATGAAGATTCAACCAGACAGAGTTGGTGCATCAATATTCAATGCTTATAAAGGGACAGAACTTTATAAAATTTGTAAAGAGAACGGCTGGTTAAAAGAAGAAATAACTAAAGATTCATATTTCCAATCAAGTAATGTTAATCACCCTAACTTTACAATTAAAGAATTAAAATTTATTCGTGACACATTTGGCGCGCAAGTATATAGAAAAGAAAGAAAGTTAAGAGCAACATTGGATATCATAGATAAAACTTTAAGTAAGTATCCCTTTTTTTATCAGATAAGATCATTTTTATTTAGAATTAATGTTGTGAGAAGATTGGTGAAAAGCTTATGA
- a CDS encoding glycosyltransferase family 4 protein has protein sequence MDLIIFQTNLNLKGGAENVILRIADKYNPTLYTFNYNKEKTWAGFKEHDIKIIKPYAMNKFFTVKSAYGFHNFKLKENYDVINPHWSPSHWISQNNERVLWYCHSPHRAFYDLYSLRMKERSNLLTKAGFYSLTKIYRKLNYPIVQKIEKVICNSKNVQDRLSTYLNKSSDIIHPGVDVNDFNPGDYKNYFLIPGRITSSKRLEFALKAFFVFKKNHPDFELIIAGSALDSDRPYLCKLKKYGVAKFLLNLPEKEYQQVCRDAYAHLFTAINEDFGITPLEAMACEKPIISVNEGGPRETIIEGKTGYLVNSPEEMVAKMSLLADNFDLVEKIGKTGRKHVKENFSWSVFLEKFNNALKEVSRK, from the coding sequence ATGGACTTAATTATATTTCAAACGAATCTAAATCTAAAGGGGGGCGCAGAGAATGTTATATTACGCATTGCCGATAAATATAATCCTACATTATATACATTCAATTACAATAAAGAAAAAACTTGGGCCGGATTTAAAGAACACGACATAAAAATTATTAAACCTTATGCAATGAATAAATTTTTTACAGTTAAATCGGCCTATGGGTTCCATAACTTTAAACTAAAAGAAAATTATGATGTTATTAACCCGCATTGGTCGCCGTCTCATTGGATTAGTCAGAATAATGAGCGTGTATTATGGTATTGTCATTCTCCGCATAGGGCATTTTATGATCTTTATAGCCTACGCATGAAAGAACGAAGTAATCTTTTAACAAAAGCAGGGTTTTATTCTCTTACAAAAATATATCGAAAATTAAATTATCCCATTGTTCAGAAAATTGAAAAAGTCATTTGTAACTCCAAAAATGTACAGGACAGGTTATCTACTTATTTAAATAAATCCTCAGATATAATACATCCGGGAGTTGATGTTAATGATTTCAATCCGGGGGACTATAAAAACTATTTTTTAATCCCGGGAAGAATAACTTCTTCAAAAAGACTCGAATTTGCTTTGAAAGCATTTTTTGTATTTAAGAAAAATCATCCGGATTTTGAGTTAATTATTGCAGGAAGCGCTCTTGATTCAGATAGGCCATATCTCTGCAAACTAAAAAAATATGGCGTTGCTAAATTTTTATTGAATCTTCCTGAGAAAGAATACCAACAGGTTTGTAGAGATGCTTATGCTCATTTATTTACAGCAATCAATGAAGATTTTGGAATTACGCCACTTGAAGCTATGGCTTGTGAAAAGCCAATTATTTCAGTTAATGAAGGCGGTCCGAGAGAAACTATAATTGAAGGTAAAACCGGATATTTAGTTAATTCTCCTGAAGAAATGGTTGCAAAGATGTCTTTACTCGCAGATAATTTTGATTTAGTTGAAAAAATTGGCAAAACAGGCCGTAAACACGTTAAAGAAAATTTTTCATGGTCAGTTTTTTTGGAAAAATTTAATAATGCTCTTAAAGAAGTTAGCAGAAAATAG